The Vicia villosa cultivar HV-30 ecotype Madison, WI linkage group LG1, Vvil1.0, whole genome shotgun sequence genome includes a region encoding these proteins:
- the LOC131615208 gene encoding uncharacterized protein LOC131615208, with product MAINTPYLNATEKKHWWLTNRKIVEKYIKDARTLIATQEPNEIASALTLLDAALAISPSSDQALELKARSLLYLRRFKDVANMLQDYIPSLKMANDDSGSVSSDGSSQQLSREGVKLLSSSDSSDPDQSFFKCFSVSDLKKRVMAGLCKSSENEGYWRYLVLGKACCHLGLMEDALVLLQTGKRLASAAFRRESVCWTDDSFSLWNKPFPGDAISTTPPRSPLSESETVNQLIAHIKFLLRRRAAAIAAMDAGLHTEAIRHFSKIVDGRRGAPQGFLAECYMHRATAFRSAGRIADSIADCNRTLSLDPTCIQALESRASILETIRSYQDCLHDLEHLKLLYNTILRDRKLAGPLWKRHNVRYNEIPGKLCTLTAKIQFLKQKMASGETRNVDYYALIGLRRGCGRSELQRAHLLLCLKHKPEKATCFIERCELADERDLESVKDRTKMASMLLYRLLQKGYSSVMNSIAEDEIAEKERKIALQLQQTSANANANVNANANVNVNANVHSVEMLQQISRDENMEEKFLMSSPSIANPTVFQGVFCRDLTVVGNLLSQRFSSRSIPVKYEALSC from the exons ATGGCCATCAACACTCCCTATCTCAATGCTACAGAAAAGAAACACTGGTGGCTCACAAATCGTAAG atTGTTGAGAAATACATCAAAGACGCACGAACCCTCATTGCAACACAAGAACCCAACGAGATTGCTTCAGCTCTGACTCTACTTGACGCGGCTCTGGCTATCTCTCCCTCCTCAGATCAAGCTCTTGAGCTTAAAGCGAGATCTTTGCTCTATCTGAGAAGATTCAAAGATGTTGCAAATATGCTTCAGGATTACATTCCGAGTCTCAAAATGGCCAACGATGATTCCGGCTCTGTTTCTTCCGATGGCTCTTCTCAACAGCTTTCAAGAGAAGGCGTCAAGTTGTTGTCTTCTTCGGATTCCTCTGATCCAGATCAGAGCTTTTTCAAGTGCTTCTCTGTCTCTGATTTGAAAAAGCGAGTCATGGCTGGTCTCTGCAAAAGCTCTGAAAATGAAGGATATTGGAG ATACTTGGTTTTGGGGAAAGCATGTTGCCATTTAGGCCTAATGGAGGATGCTTTGGTTCTTCTTCAAACCGGAAAACGCCTCGCTAGCGCCGCATTTCGCCGCGAGAGCGTGTGTTGGACCGACGATAGTTTCTCTCTATGGAACAAACCGTTCCCCGGCGACGCTATTTCAACAACTCCACCTCGAAGTCCTCTATCAGAATCCGAAACCGTAAACCAACTCATTGCGCACATTAAATTCCTTCTCCGTCGACGCGCTGCCGCAATCGCTGCCATGGACGCTGGACTCCACACGGAAGCTATCCGTCACTTCTCGAAAATCGTCGACGGCCGCCGTGGTGCTCCACAAGGATTCCTCGCTGAATGCTACATGCACAGAGCAACCGCCTTTCGTTCAGCAGGTAGAATCGCTGATTCAATCGCGGATTGTAACAGAACACTCTCACTCGATCCTACATGTATTCAAGCACTTGAATCCAGAGCCTCGATTCTAGAAACAATCCGCTCCTATCAAGATTGTCTTCACGATCTCGAACACTTGAAGCTTCTATACAACACAATTTTACGCGATCGAAAACTCGCTGGACCGTTATGGAAACGTCATAATGTTCGTTACAATGAGATTCCCGGTAAACTATGCACTCTCACCGCGAAAATTCAATTTCTGAAACAGAAAATGGCTTCCGGCGAAACGCGTAATGTGGATTATTATGCTTTGATTGGTCTACGACGCGGTTGTGGTCGATCGGAGTTGCAACGGGCTCATCTTTTGCTTTGCTTGAAGCATAAACCAGAGAAAGCCACATGTTTCATTGAAAGATGTGAACTCGCCGATGAACGCGATCTTGAATCGGTTAAAGATAGAACGAAAATGGCTTCAATGTTGTTGTATAGGCTGCTTCAGAAAGGTTATTCCAGTGTTATGAATTCCATTGCAGAAGATGAAATTGcagagaaagaaaggaaaattGCTTTACAGTTACAACAAACTTCTGCAAatgcaaatgcaaatgttaatgcaaatgcaaatgtaaatgtaaatgCAAATGTACATTCAGTTGAAATGTTGCAACAGATAAGTAGAGATGAAAACATGGAGGAAAAGTTTTTGATGTCTTCGCCGAGCATTGCGAATCCAACGGTGTTTCAAGGAGTGTTTTGCCGTGATCTAACGGTGGTGGGGAACTTGCTTTCTCAAAGGTTTAGTAGTAGGTCAATTCCGGTCAAATACGAAGCGCTTAGTTGTTGA